In the Mesorhizobium sp. WSM2240 genome, GCGTGCAGGGCAAGAACTGCCCGGCCATTGAAGGAATCATTGAGGAAGGCGAAGAGATACTGGAGGATTACAAGGGCACTCCGGCGCTGGATGCCGGGCTGGTGTCCGCGGCGCAATCCGTCGAACATTACGAGATAACCCGCTACGGCACGCTGAAACGCTGGGCCGAAGTGCTCGGCATGAGCGATGCGGCGAAGCTGCTCGACCAGACGCTGCAGGAAGAGTCGAAAACCGATTCCGACCTGACCAAGCTGGCCGACGCCATGGCCAATTCGAAGGCGCTCAAGGCAGCCTAGCAATTGGCGTAATGCCCTACGCCCCCGCCTGCCCGGACGGGTGGGCGGCGCAGGGTGCAAGCTGGTAACGCCTGCCGGACATCAGGATGGCCCGTGCCTTTCTACCGTTTCGAATTTCGCGACGAGACCGGC is a window encoding:
- a CDS encoding DUF892 family protein, with product MAKQKTLEDLFHDGLKDILYAERKILKALPKMAKGAEGAEVKAAFEKHRDETETQIERLEKVFEIFGKRVQGKNCPAIEGIIEEGEEILEDYKGTPALDAGLVSAAQSVEHYEITRYGTLKRWAEVLGMSDAAKLLDQTLQEESKTDSDLTKLADAMANSKALKAA